The Spiroplasma culicicola AES-1 genomic sequence TTTTAACATCATCTCAAACTCACAATCCCATATTTTGTAATGCGCTTGTAACTGCACTCATCCCTACAATTATTACAATTGGGCCAATTACAATTGGTGAGAATGCTTTTTTAACTCATGCAGATCCAGTTCAATGAATTATGAATCCTAAGATTACATAAACTACCCCTACTGCAAAGACTGCAATAAAAACTGCATTTCCTCAATCTTGTCACCCAAGTCCAATTACTGTCATGTAAGCAAAACTACTTCCTAGATAAATTGGCACTTTTGCTGAAGTTAATGCAATATAAATTAATGTTCCAACTCCTGCACAAAATAATGCCATTGAAATATTAATAACAGTTTCTCCAGCTAATGAATTTATAACCATTGGTACAAGCACTGTGGCACCAAACATGGCAAAAACATGTTGAATTGATAAGATAATTCATTGTCCAATATTTTTAGGCCTTTGATGTGGCTCTAAAATAAGATTTACTTTCTTTTCTTCCATACTTCCTCCTAAAAAAATTACAAAAAAAATCAATTCATAAAATGAATTGATTTAAAAAGATATATATAAATTAGAAAAACGAGAAACAGATGTTTTTTCTTGAATTATTGAATTTTGTTTGATTATTTTAATCATAACTGTACCTCTTTTTTCTTAAAAATAATTATACATAGATTTTCAATAAAATTTAGTTTTTTTTATTTTTTTATAAAGTTATCCACATTTATTCATACTTTAAAAATAAATCAATGTTTATGGGGATTTAAACTATAGAAATAATAACTTTACAAAAAAATGCCAATTTATGCACATTTAAAATTTCCTAAAAAGTATTTAATTTGCTTTATTATTTTAGACAATGTATAATATGAATACATATAGTTTTATGGTTTAGGAGGAATAATATGAAATTTGAAGATCGTACATTTATTGCCTTGGACTTAGGTACAAGCAACATCCTTGCTTTCGTTGGAAAACAAGGAATAGTATATGATGAACCATCAATTATGGCTTATGACAACATTACTAACACATTAACAGCTTTGGGTAGAGAAGCATACGACATGTTAGGAAAAACTCACGATGACATTAGAATGGTTGTTCCAATTAGAGACGGAGTTATTACTGATTTAGATGCTGCAAAAGATATGTTAAAACATGTTTTTTCAAAACTAAAAATGTTAAATGATTGAAAAAACTCAATAATTTTATTAGCTTGTCCTAGTGAAGTTACTGAATTAGAGCGTGATGCTTTAAAACAAGTTGCTTACGATATGGGAGCAGAAATTGTTATTGTTGAAGAAGAAGTAAAAATGGCAGCACTAGGTGCTGGAATTAGTATTGACATGCCAAAAGGTCATGTTGTAATTGATATTGGTGGGGGAACTACTGATATTGCTATCATTTCAGCAGGAGATGTTGTTATTTCAAGATCTGTTAAAGTTGCTGGAAATGCATTTGACGAAGAAATTAAAAAATACATTCGTTCAGAATACAATGTAACAATTGGAGAAAGAACTGCAGAAAACATTAAAATGGAATTAGGTTCTTTAGCAAAATATAAAGGTGAAAGAACAATGTCTGTATTTGGTAGAGACATCGTTTCTGGATTACCAAAAGAAGCAATTATTAGTTCAGAAGAAATTAGAAATGTATTAGTAAACTCATTTAGTAGAATTACTGATTTATTAATTGAATTAATGGAAAATACACCTCCTGAATTAGCTGGAGATATCATCGGAAATGGATTTATGATTTGTGGTGGGGGTTCAAAAATTAGAGGTATTAAAGAATACTTTACTGGAATCTTCTCAGTACCATGTAAAATCTCTCCAAATCCATTAACTGGAGTTGTTGAAGGAGCAAAAGTGTTCCAAAAAACAATTAACAAAAGAATTGAAAATGATTACTATGGAAAAAACGCAAAAGACGTTAAAAAAGGTAGTCAAAGTAATTTAATTTAATAAATAAAAAAACTTCAATATGAAGTTTTTTTATTTATTTAAAATGCCAAACATAATTTGAGCATTACGGGTTGTTGAATCAATTACATCATCTTTATTTAGGTTTTTAAGTTTAGCAATTTTATCAATTGTATGGACAATTTCTTTTGAAGTATTTAATTTACCTCTATTTGGAACTGGTGCTAAATATGGAGCATCAGTTTCTACTACTAAATGATTTATTGATAGTTTTTGAACTGCTTCTTGCAAATCAATGGCATTATTAAATGTAACAACTCCTGGAATTGAAATATAATATCCTTTGTCTGTAAATTTTTTTGCCAATTCATAGCCTTTTGTATAGCAATGAACAACAGCTCTTTTAACTTCAAGTTCATCTAAAATTTCTAATGCATCATAATATGCTTGATCTGATCCATCAACATCGCGTAAATGCATCATTACTAATAAATCATTATCTAATGCAATTTGAATTTGTCTTTTAAAAATTTCCTTTTGTTTTTCTTTAAATTCATCTGTGTAGTAATAATCTAAACCTATCTCACCAATTGCAACAACATTTTCTGCATGAGCTGCAATCTCAATTTCATTTAACTCATCTTCTGTAGTTTTATCTGCTTCAGTTGGATGAATTCCGACTGCTGCATAAACATTTTCATATTTGATTGCATATTTTGTTGCTTGTTTTGAAGAATGAACATCAAACCCAACACAACAAAAATGAGTTACACCATGCATATTAGCTTCTTTAATCATTTCATCTGTTTCAATTCCAAGTTCCTTGTATCTTTTATCATTGAAATGTGTATGTGTATCAAATATCCCTGCCATATTTTTACCTACTTTCCTAAACAATATTTTTTAAAAATATTATTTATAATTTCTTCATCCGCATCTATTATACCAAGTATATTATTTAAAATATCTAAGGCATTATATAAATCTAAATTAATCATATCAATTGTAAAACCTTGATTCAAATTTTTAATTGAAGTTTGAATCAATTCAAATATTTTTTCTAAATTAATAATTGAATTCATATTTGTAATAATTGGTAAACTCGATTCTAAAACTTCTTCATTGTTTCACATTGCCTCAATTTTTTTTATAAGTGGTTCAACATTATTTTCCTTTGCACTGATAAAAATCATATCTTTAGAATTATTTTTTAAATTATGCAATTGTTTTTGATCAAGTATATCAATTTTATTTCTTACAATAATAAAATTTTTGTCTTTAATTTTTGACATGATTTCATCATCAATTTGATTATCAATTACATATAAAATTAATTCTGCTTGTGAAATTAATTTTAAACTTTTTTCAATTCCAATTTGTTCAACAGCATCTTGTGTTTTTCTAATTCCCGCTGTATCAATTAAATTTAATGTAAAATTATCAAAGTTTAATTGTCCTTCAACTATATCTCGAGTTGTTCCTTCAATATCTGTGACAATTGCTTTATCTTCATTAATTAAAGAATTTAATAAAGAAGATTTACCAACATTTGGAGCACCAAGAATTAAAGTTTGAATTCCTTCATTAATATTTTGTGCTCTTTTACTAATATTAATAATTTTTTTTAAATTATTATTTGTTAATTGTAAAACTTTTGAAATACTTTGAGAATCTGAACCCTCAATATCATCATAATCTGGATAATCAATTGAAGTTTGAATTCTTGAAATTATATCAACTAAATTTTCTTTAATATTTAAAAGTTCCTTATTATTTTGACCTGTAACTCCAATTGCATTAATTTTAAGTGCAAGTTCATTTTTTGACTCTATCAAATTGTTAATTGACTCTGCTTGAAGTAAATTAATTTTGCTATTTAAAAAAGCTCTTTGTGAAAATTCTCCTGGTTCAGCCATTCTTGCTCCATTATTTATTAAAAGAGAAATAATTTTTTTAGTAACAAGAACTCCACCATGACAATTTATTTCAACAACATTTTCACCAGTGAAAGATTTTTTATCAATAAAAGTTATTATTAGAGCTTCATCAATTAAAAAATTGTTATCATAAATTTTTCTTAACTGTTGTGTATTTTTATAAATAAGATCGTCTTTTAAAATTTTGTTTGTTAT encodes the following:
- the mreB gene encoding rod shape-determining protein → MKFEDRTFIALDLGTSNILAFVGKQGIVYDEPSIMAYDNITNTLTALGREAYDMLGKTHDDIRMVVPIRDGVITDLDAAKDMLKHVFSKLKMLNDWKNSIILLACPSEVTELERDALKQVAYDMGAEIVIVEEEVKMAALGAGISIDMPKGHVVIDIGGGTTDIAIISAGDVVISRSVKVAGNAFDEEIKKYIRSEYNVTIGERTAENIKMELGSLAKYKGERTMSVFGRDIVSGLPKEAIISSEEIRNVLVNSFSRITDLLIELMENTPPELAGDIIGNGFMICGGGSKIRGIKEYFTGIFSVPCKISPNPLTGVVEGAKVFQKTINKRIENDYYGKNAKDVKKGSQSNLI
- a CDS encoding TatD family hydrolase, with amino-acid sequence MAGIFDTHTHFNDKRYKELGIETDEMIKEANMHGVTHFCCVGFDVHSSKQATKYAIKYENVYAAVGIHPTEADKTTEDELNEIEIAAHAENVVAIGEIGLDYYYTDEFKEKQKEIFKRQIQIALDNDLLVMMHLRDVDGSDQAYYDALEILDELEVKRAVVHCYTKGYELAKKFTDKGYYISIPGVVTFNNAIDLQEAVQKLSINHLVVETDAPYLAPVPNRGKLNTSKEIVHTIDKIAKLKNLNKDDVIDSTTRNAQIMFGILNK
- the mnmE gene encoding tRNA uridine-5-carboxymethylaminomethyl(34) synthesis GTPase MnmE, which translates into the protein MFLEDTIVAPATKLAKQAISIIRISGSDAFKITNKILKDDLIYKNTQQLRKIYDNNFLIDEALIITFIDKKSFTGENVVEINCHGGVLVTKKIISLLINNGARMAEPGEFSQRAFLNSKINLLQAESINNLIESKNELALKINAIGVTGQNNKELLNIKENLVDIISRIQTSIDYPDYDDIEGSDSQSISKVLQLTNNNLKKIINISKRAQNINEGIQTLILGAPNVGKSSLLNSLINEDKAIVTDIEGTTRDIVEGQLNFDNFTLNLIDTAGIRKTQDAVEQIGIEKSLKLISQAELILYVIDNQIDDEIMSKIKDKNFIIVRNKIDILDQKQLHNLKNNSKDMIFISAKENNVEPLIKKIEAMWNNEEVLESSLPIITNMNSIINLEKIFELIQTSIKNLNQGFTIDMINLDLYNALDILNNILGIIDADEEIINNIFKKYCLGK